The DNA window GAAACCGCGGGCAATTGGGAACGGGCGATCAATTCGTATGAAGACTTGCTGAAAATAGCGGGCGATTTTCGCGATGCGCGCGCACGGCTGCGCTTTGCGCTGAAACAACTCGAACGCCGGCAAAACGCCTCGCGCAAGGCCGCGGACGAATGGGCGCCGCTTTATGATGAAGGCGTGCAGGCCTTTACCCGAAAAAATTGGGCCGCCGCCGTGCGGGCGTTTGAACAGATCGCCAACTCAGCGTCCAATTATCGCGACGTGCGCAAACGCCTGGCACGTGCGCGCGAGGCGCAGCGGCTCGAATCCAACGAGGCCGAAGTGGAACGCTATTACGCCGACGGCGCAACAGCCTACGCCGTCGGAGATCTGCATCGCGCCCTGGTTTTGTTGGAACACGGTTATCGGCTGAATCCCAATTATAAAAATATTGCGACGCTTTTGGCCAATACCAACAACCAATTGGAACAACGGCGCACAACCGTCATCCGCGAGACAGTTCCCGCAGCGCCCACGCCGCAAACCGATGCGCTTTACTCCGCTGCCTTGGCTGCCATCGAACAGCAGGATTGGCGGAACGCAGTCGCAGCGCTGGAGAAACTGCAGCAAGACTTGCCGGCTGATCAAGAAATCAATCAATTGCTCGCGGAGGTGCGTGTGAATTTGAGTATCACCGAAGCAAGCTCGCGCAGAGTCTCGGCCAGCACGGGCAGCACCTCCGTCATGTTTATCGGCGGCGCGGTCACCGGATTGTTGTTATTGCCCTTGTTCGGGGTGATGATGTTTTCACCGATGGCGCGCGCGCGTTTTTATTTGCTGCAGGGAAACTATAATGCGGCCGCGCGAATTTATGAAAACCGCCTGGCGAGCAGGCCGAATCGCGTGCAGCTCTATTCGATGTTAGCCAGCATTTACTTGCTTGCCGGCCGCAAGGATGAAACGGCTATAAAAATCTACAAAACGGTTTTACAATTGAATCTCGCAACGCGCAATCGTGATGAGATCAACACGATTGTAGCGCAAGCCTATCTTTCAGAAGGCGCGAAAGACACGGACGCGATCAAAATTCTGGAAGATGCGCTGCGCGCCGAAGTACGCAACGTCCACAAAAAGCCCTGATAAAATTTTGTGCAGCCGCCTCCTCCCTGCTCCGGCGTTTGCCGCCAGCGGCCGGGGCTTCATCTCGGCTAAAGTCATTTCCGCCGGCGGCGTTTAGTTGAGATTAGTTCTTGCTTCTCGGGGTGAAATAGAATATTTTCAGCGAAATTTTTTTAACCCAGGACCGACGATTCATCCGATAATGGCTCACCAACGATCACGCGCGGCGCAGCAAACCCTC is part of the Cytophagia bacterium CHB2 genome and encodes:
- a CDS encoding tetratricopeptide repeat protein; amino-acid sequence: MLRHYLIIAACSLLMLAAPTVEADTNDSKSQRAQQWLETGLNERNRQKKIAAFTHALEIDPDFVEAAYNLGLVYKQQQDYARAEQFIARAHANAATITNEELKLAILYELATTYKRRNKLAQYEQTLRAAKAQAREKEMGGTIAFELGRFLYQQERWQEALVELREGERLYPAQAQTFANLIRLSENAAALQRLYLAAERAEREGKLQEAKNLYAQIAKQAPQFKNVQEKLAALTAALQKKEAEAAWLALYQRAQAHETAGNWERAINSYEDLLKIAGDFRDARARLRFALKQLERRQNASRKAADEWAPLYDEGVQAFTRKNWAAAVRAFEQIANSASNYRDVRKRLARAREAQRLESNEAEVERYYADGATAYAVGDLHRALVLLEHGYRLNPNYKNIATLLANTNNQLEQRRTTVIRETVPAAPTPQTDALYSAALAAIEQQDWRNAVAALEKLQQDLPADQEINQLLAEVRVNLSITEASSRRVSASTGSTSVMFIGGAVTGLLLLPLFGVMMFSPMARARFYLLQGNYNAAARIYENRLASRPNRVQLYSMLASIYLLAGRKDETAIKIYKTVLQLNLATRNRDEINTIVAQAYLSEGAKDTDAIKILEDALRAEVRNVHKKP